The following are encoded together in the Brassica napus cultivar Da-Ae chromosome A9, Da-Ae, whole genome shotgun sequence genome:
- the LOC106432056 gene encoding lipid phosphate phosphatase 1 isoform X2: protein MVFGSFFSSLKFWGNSQEQEPQRGRMQEIDLGIHTIRSHGVGVASKHKHDWIILVILVAIEIGLQLISPFYRYVGRDMMTDLKYPFNDNTVPVWSVPIYAVLLPIIVFVCFYMKRTCVYDLHHSILGLLFTVLITGIITDSIKLATGRPRPNFYWRCFPDGNEVYNALGGVICHGKPGEVKEGHKSFPSGHTSWSFAGLGYLSLYLSGKVKAFNREGHVAKLCLVFAPLLAACLVGISRVDDYWHHWQDVFAGALIGLFVAAFCYRQFYPNPYHEEGWGPYAYFRAAQERGQAQNGDVLRTMSLQVEPTSLENMESGTSSVRR from the exons ATGGTCTTTGGAtcgttcttctcttctctcaagTTCTGGGGAAATTCTCAG GAACAAGAGCCGCAGAGAGGGAGGATGCAGGAGATAGATCTTGGTATCCACACAATAAGGAGCCATGGAGTCGGCGTCGCCTCTAAACACAAACACGACTGGATTATACTCGTGATCTTGGTGGCCATCGAGATCGGTTTGCAGCTCATATCTCCTTTCTACAGATACGTTGGGAGAGACATGATGACTGATCTTAAATACCCTTTTAACGACAACACCGTTCCTGTCTGGTCAGTACCAATCTACGCTGTGCTGCTCCCGATCATAGTGTTCGTCTGTTTCTACATGAAGAGAACATGCGTGTACGATCTTCACCACAGCATTCTCGGGCTGCTCTTCACCGTCTTGATAACTGGTATCATCACTGACTCCATCAAGCTCGCCACGGGACGCCCTCGTCCTAACTTCTACTGGCGTTGCTTCCCTGACGGGAATGAGGTGTACAACGCGTTGGGTGGTGTGATATGCCATGGTAAACCAGGAGAGGTTAAAGAAGGTCACAAAAGCTTCCCGAGTGGACACACGTCTTGGTCTTTCGCGGGACTTGGCTACCTCTCGCTTTACTTGTCTGGTAAAGTCAAGGCCTTCAACAGAGAAGGGCATGTTGCTAAGCTCTGCCTTGTGTTCGCTCCTCTTCTCGCGGCTTGTCTCGTGGGGATATCGCGTGTGGATGACTACTGGCATCATTGGCAAGACGTATTTGCTGGAGCTCTTATTGGTCTCTTTGTGGCTGCCTTTTGTTACCGTCAGTTTTATCCTAATCCTTACCATGAAGAAGGGTGGGGTCCTTATGCTTATTTCAGAGCGGCGCAGGAGCGTGGACAAGCGCAGAATGGAGATGTGTTGAGGACAATGTCTTTGCAGGTGGAACCAACTTCTCTTGAAAACATGGAGTCTGGCACTTCATCTGTTCGAAGATGA
- the LOC106432023 gene encoding E3 ubiquitin-protein ligase RHA2B codes for MGLQGQLSDVSSDSIPLMLVALIATFFKHLRSFFLRFSSSSVVVVEEDASASSVYSGLANLADQLKLNRLLSYLYADNAAAAASDCIVCLSTLKTGEEVRKLDCRHVFHKQCLEGWIQHLNFNCPLCRSPLIPHGGCDSIPLVTTASR; via the coding sequence ATGGGACTACAAGGTCAACTCTCGGACGTTTCCTCCGATTCAATCCCTCTGATGCTCGTCGCTCTCATCGCTACTTTCTTCAAACACCTCCGCTCTTTCTTCCTccgcttctcctcctcctccgttgTCGTCGTCGAAGAAGACGCTTCAGCCTCCTCCGTTTACTCCGGACTCGCGAACCTCGCCGACCAGCTCAAACTCAATCGGCTCTTGTCATACCTCTACGCTGATAACGCCGCCGCCGCAGCATCGGATTGCATCGTGTGTTTGTCTACACTCAAGACCGGAGAAGAAGTGAGGAAGCTGGATTGCAGACACGTGTTCCACAAACAGTGCTTGGAAGGTTGGATCCAGCATCTGAATTTCAACTGCCCCTTGTGTAGATCTCCGTTGATTCCCCACGGAGGATGTGATTCGATCCCTCTTGTCACTACTGCATCTCGTTAA
- the LOC106432056 gene encoding lipid phosphate phosphatase 1 isoform X1 encodes MNCIPLLRSSKSETSNPINLQEQEPQRGRMQEIDLGIHTIRSHGVGVASKHKHDWIILVILVAIEIGLQLISPFYRYVGRDMMTDLKYPFNDNTVPVWSVPIYAVLLPIIVFVCFYMKRTCVYDLHHSILGLLFTVLITGIITDSIKLATGRPRPNFYWRCFPDGNEVYNALGGVICHGKPGEVKEGHKSFPSGHTSWSFAGLGYLSLYLSGKVKAFNREGHVAKLCLVFAPLLAACLVGISRVDDYWHHWQDVFAGALIGLFVAAFCYRQFYPNPYHEEGWGPYAYFRAAQERGQAQNGDVLRTMSLQVEPTSLENMESGTSSVRR; translated from the exons ATGAATTGCATTCCGTTACTACGCTCATCCAAATCAGAGACTTCAAACCCTATAAACCTCCAA GAACAAGAGCCGCAGAGAGGGAGGATGCAGGAGATAGATCTTGGTATCCACACAATAAGGAGCCATGGAGTCGGCGTCGCCTCTAAACACAAACACGACTGGATTATACTCGTGATCTTGGTGGCCATCGAGATCGGTTTGCAGCTCATATCTCCTTTCTACAGATACGTTGGGAGAGACATGATGACTGATCTTAAATACCCTTTTAACGACAACACCGTTCCTGTCTGGTCAGTACCAATCTACGCTGTGCTGCTCCCGATCATAGTGTTCGTCTGTTTCTACATGAAGAGAACATGCGTGTACGATCTTCACCACAGCATTCTCGGGCTGCTCTTCACCGTCTTGATAACTGGTATCATCACTGACTCCATCAAGCTCGCCACGGGACGCCCTCGTCCTAACTTCTACTGGCGTTGCTTCCCTGACGGGAATGAGGTGTACAACGCGTTGGGTGGTGTGATATGCCATGGTAAACCAGGAGAGGTTAAAGAAGGTCACAAAAGCTTCCCGAGTGGACACACGTCTTGGTCTTTCGCGGGACTTGGCTACCTCTCGCTTTACTTGTCTGGTAAAGTCAAGGCCTTCAACAGAGAAGGGCATGTTGCTAAGCTCTGCCTTGTGTTCGCTCCTCTTCTCGCGGCTTGTCTCGTGGGGATATCGCGTGTGGATGACTACTGGCATCATTGGCAAGACGTATTTGCTGGAGCTCTTATTGGTCTCTTTGTGGCTGCCTTTTGTTACCGTCAGTTTTATCCTAATCCTTACCATGAAGAAGGGTGGGGTCCTTATGCTTATTTCAGAGCGGCGCAGGAGCGTGGACAAGCGCAGAATGGAGATGTGTTGAGGACAATGTCTTTGCAGGTGGAACCAACTTCTCTTGAAAACATGGAGTCTGGCACTTCATCTGTTCGAAGATGA
- the LOC111200701 gene encoding uncharacterized protein At1g65710-like → MTNEAETIQENNNPRKEVFVIKHRRSHERSKTTKTKPERRIQDDEDDENQEVFCIQEELRLRQERRRRQSRCGRQRRGRRSRAADSSAAARRRRVASGAEETDSEQRRERKRRTPSREREDSKSYRSGSTERGSGSRRVSRSPERRSETTNPDNGIGSSVNSSNNNNIPAKFVSVPATDKEKRSSNNNADASIKRVAVKRNVASPRSQSPARAASPRAQSPARVINHS, encoded by the exons ATGACG AACGAAGCAGAGACCATACAAGAGAATAACAACCCGAGGAAAGAAGTGTTCGTGATCAAACACCGGAGGAGCCACGAGCGATCCAAGACGACGAAGACTAAGCCAGAGCGGCGGATCCAAGACGACGAAGACGACGAAAACCAAGAGGTATTCTGTATCCAAGAGGAGCTTCGACTTCGACAAGAACGGCGACGCAGACAAAGCCGTTGCGGAAGAcagaggagaggaagaagaagccgagCGGCGGATTCATCAGCAGCAGCGCGGCGGCGGAGAGTCGCGTCGGGAGCGGAAGAGACGGACTCCGAGCAGCGTCGGGAGCGGAAGAGACGGACTCCTAGCAGGGAGAGGGAGGACTCGAAGAGCTACCGATCGGGGAGTACGGAGAGAGGAAGCGGTAGCAGACGAGTAAGCAGATCTCCAGAGAGAAGATCGGAGACGACGAACCCTGATAACGGCATTGGCAGTTCTGTAAATTCGAGTAACAACAACAATATACCTGCCAAGTTCGTTTCGGTTCCTGCAACGGATAAAGAGAAGagaagcagcaacaacaacGCAGATGCGTCTATTAAAAGGGTTGCTGTCAAGAGAAACGTGGCGTCTCCAAGGTCTCAGTCGCCTGCAAGAGCGGCGTCTCCTAGAGCTCAGTCTCCGGCGAGAGTTATCAACCACTCCTAA